One window of Nymphaea colorata isolate Beijing-Zhang1983 chromosome 11, ASM883128v2, whole genome shotgun sequence genomic DNA carries:
- the LOC116264531 gene encoding probable protein phosphatase 2C 39 isoform X1 — translation MMGRDIIQRMKEVAGFGSSTSDTGKGKSKQSARRITHGFHLVKGKSRHAMEDYLVAQFRQVKNSELGLFAIFDGHLGHDVPNYLKGNLFENILNEPNFWTNPEEAVMKAYQMTDETILDKSGELGRGGSTAVTAILIDGEKLVIANVGDSRAVLCRKGAAKQLSVDHEPDKERSEIENKGGFVTLLPGDVPRVDGRLAVARAFGDKSLKKHLSSKPHVKVQMIDSNVEFFILASDGLWKVMTNQEAVDAIRNIKDAQTAAKRLTEEAVSRKSKDDISCIVVRFH, via the exons ATGATGGGCAGAGACATCATCCAGAGGATGAAG GAGGTAGCTGGTTTTGGCAGTTCTACATCAGACACAGGAAAAGGGAAGAGCAAACAATCTGCTAGGCGCATCACTCACGGGTTTCATTTGGTTAAAGGGAAATCTCGTCATGCCATGGAAGATTATCTCGTGGCACAATTTAGGCAGGTGAAAAATTCTGAATTGGGATTATTTGCAATATTTGATGGCCATTTGGGTCATGATGTGCCGAATTACCTAAAGGGAAACCTGTTTGAGAATATTCTAAATGAG CCCAACTTCTGGACGAATCCAGAGGAGGCAGTAATGAAGGCATACCAGATGACTGATGAGACAATCTTGGACAAGTCAGGTGAATTGGGCAGAGGGGGTTCAACTGCTGTCACAGCTATCCTGATTGATGGGGAAAAATTAGTAATAGCAAATGTAGGAGACTCTCGTGCAGTTTTATGCAGAAAGGGTGCGGCCAAACAGCTATCTGTTGATCATGAACCTGACAAAGAACGCAGTGAAATTGAGAACAAAGGCGGTTTTGTTACACTTTTACCAG GAGATGTTCCGCGCGTTGATGGACGTTTGGCAGTAGCACGGGCTTTTGGTGATAAGAGCTTAAAGAAACATCTCAGTTCCAAACCCCATGTTAAAGTTCAGATGATTGACAGTAATGTGGAATTTTTTATACTCGCCAGTGATGGATTATGGAAG GTAATGACAAACCAGGAGGCAGTGGATGCaataagaaatataaaagatGCACAAACAGCAGCAAAGCGTCTGACAGAAGAGGCTGTCTCAAGAAAGAGCAAGGACGACATCTCATGCATTGTTGTACGTTTCCACTGA
- the LOC116264531 gene encoding probable protein phosphatase 2C 39 isoform X2: MMGRDIIQRMKEVAGFGSSTSDTGKGKSKQSARRITHGFHLVKGKSRHAMEDYLVAQFRQPNFWTNPEEAVMKAYQMTDETILDKSGELGRGGSTAVTAILIDGEKLVIANVGDSRAVLCRKGAAKQLSVDHEPDKERSEIENKGGFVTLLPGDVPRVDGRLAVARAFGDKSLKKHLSSKPHVKVQMIDSNVEFFILASDGLWKVMTNQEAVDAIRNIKDAQTAAKRLTEEAVSRKSKDDISCIVVRFH, from the exons ATGATGGGCAGAGACATCATCCAGAGGATGAAG GAGGTAGCTGGTTTTGGCAGTTCTACATCAGACACAGGAAAAGGGAAGAGCAAACAATCTGCTAGGCGCATCACTCACGGGTTTCATTTGGTTAAAGGGAAATCTCGTCATGCCATGGAAGATTATCTCGTGGCACAATTTAGGCAG CCCAACTTCTGGACGAATCCAGAGGAGGCAGTAATGAAGGCATACCAGATGACTGATGAGACAATCTTGGACAAGTCAGGTGAATTGGGCAGAGGGGGTTCAACTGCTGTCACAGCTATCCTGATTGATGGGGAAAAATTAGTAATAGCAAATGTAGGAGACTCTCGTGCAGTTTTATGCAGAAAGGGTGCGGCCAAACAGCTATCTGTTGATCATGAACCTGACAAAGAACGCAGTGAAATTGAGAACAAAGGCGGTTTTGTTACACTTTTACCAG GAGATGTTCCGCGCGTTGATGGACGTTTGGCAGTAGCACGGGCTTTTGGTGATAAGAGCTTAAAGAAACATCTCAGTTCCAAACCCCATGTTAAAGTTCAGATGATTGACAGTAATGTGGAATTTTTTATACTCGCCAGTGATGGATTATGGAAG GTAATGACAAACCAGGAGGCAGTGGATGCaataagaaatataaaagatGCACAAACAGCAGCAAAGCGTCTGACAGAAGAGGCTGTCTCAAGAAAGAGCAAGGACGACATCTCATGCATTGTTGTACGTTTCCACTGA